In Saccharothrix syringae, the following are encoded in one genomic region:
- a CDS encoding MBOAT family O-acyltransferase — MSFATPLFLWFFLPVVLAAVLVAPRNRRNAVVAVASLLFYVSGAGGTTLLLVGCMVVNYLAGRRLEPGTPGDRRLVLVGTIAVDLGVLLVWKYAGFATQQLHDIASVVGADLPVVELALPIGISFYTFHHISYVVDVYRGERPALRDPVSFVTYIAMFPQLVAGPIVRFREIADQLPQERTHRLDDIAAGFPRFALGLCKKVIVADSLAPVVDACFATPGDEMTSAVAWLGAIAYTLQLYFDFSGYSDMAIGLGRMLGFRLPENFARPYSSVTVTEFWRRWHMSLSRWFRDYVYIPLGGNRGGVLRTYRNLTVVFVLTGFWHGANWTFLVWGLFHGALLVLERRFGWESAPAATGARIARRALTVLLVLIGWVFFRSPDLGTAFTITGHLLWPDFGGPTEAVAAAATNQRVALLLVALAVLVVPNSPVTGPYLEASRARTATVARVSLMTAGVAYAAILIASGTFSPFLYYQF, encoded by the coding sequence ATGTCCTTCGCCACGCCCCTGTTCCTGTGGTTCTTCCTGCCGGTCGTGCTCGCGGCCGTCCTCGTGGCACCCCGGAACCGGCGCAACGCCGTGGTCGCGGTGGCAAGCCTGCTGTTCTACGTGTCCGGCGCGGGCGGCACGACGCTGCTGCTGGTCGGGTGCATGGTGGTCAACTACCTGGCCGGGCGGCGGCTGGAGCCGGGCACGCCGGGTGACCGGCGGCTGGTGCTGGTCGGCACGATCGCGGTCGACCTGGGCGTGCTGCTGGTCTGGAAGTACGCCGGGTTCGCCACCCAGCAGCTGCACGACATCGCCTCGGTGGTGGGCGCCGACCTGCCGGTGGTGGAGCTGGCGCTGCCGATCGGCATCTCCTTCTACACCTTCCACCACATCTCCTACGTGGTGGACGTCTACCGCGGCGAGCGACCGGCGCTGCGCGACCCGGTCTCCTTCGTCACCTACATCGCGATGTTCCCGCAGCTGGTCGCCGGGCCGATCGTGCGGTTCCGGGAGATCGCCGACCAGCTGCCGCAGGAGCGCACGCACCGCCTGGACGACATCGCCGCGGGCTTCCCCCGCTTCGCGCTGGGCCTGTGCAAGAAGGTGATCGTCGCCGACTCGCTGGCCCCCGTGGTCGACGCCTGCTTCGCCACCCCGGGCGACGAGATGACCAGCGCCGTGGCGTGGCTGGGCGCGATCGCCTACACGCTCCAGCTCTACTTCGACTTCTCCGGCTACTCGGACATGGCCATCGGCCTGGGCCGGATGCTGGGCTTCCGGCTGCCGGAGAACTTCGCGCGCCCGTACTCCTCGGTCACCGTCACCGAGTTCTGGCGCCGCTGGCACATGTCGCTGTCCCGCTGGTTCCGCGACTACGTCTACATCCCGCTGGGCGGCAACCGCGGCGGCGTGCTGCGCACCTACCGCAACCTGACGGTTGTTTTCGTGCTCACCGGTTTCTGGCACGGGGCCAACTGGACGTTCCTGGTTTGGGGCCTCTTCCACGGCGCCCTGCTGGTCCTGGAACGCCGTTTCGGGTGGGAATCCGCGCCCGCCGCTACGGGCGCCCGAATTGCGCGCCGGGCGCTGACGGTGCTGCTGGTGCTTATCGGCTGGGTCTTCTTCCGGTCGCCCGATCTCGGTACGGCGTTCACAATCACCGGCCACTTGTTGTGGCCGGATTTCGGGGGCCCGACCGAGGCCGTGGCGGCGGCCGCGACCAATCAGCGCGTCGCCCTGCTCCTGGTCGCGCTGGCCGTCCTCGTGGTGCCGAACTCGCCGGTCACCGGCCCCTACCTGGAGGCGTCCCGGGCGCGGACGGCCACGGTGGCCAGGGTGTCGCTGATGACGGCGGGCGTGGCGTACGCGGCGATCCTGATCGCGAGCGGTACGTTCAGCCCGTTCCTGTACTACCAGTTCTGA
- the rlmB gene encoding 23S rRNA (guanosine(2251)-2'-O)-methyltransferase RlmB: MAGNSKRRGAMRNPGSKKGAVVGSGGQKAKGLRGKGPTPKAVDRPNHPAHKRANAAAKAEQQRSQRRKQAENAPEIVAGRNPVVECLRAEIPATALYVALGVEADDRVTEAVQLAAARGISVLEVQRGELDRITGGAMHQGLGLQVPPYEYAEPRDLLKIATESGVPPLLVALDGVTDPRNLGAVVRSAAAFGAHGVVLPQRRSAGVTAVAWRTSAGTAARMPIAIATNLTRQLKEWAEAGLMVVGLDADGTVDVDGLDLATGPLVVVVGSEGRGLSRLVRETCDQTVSIPMAAGVESLNASVAAGVVLAEVARRRRQATRA; the protein is encoded by the coding sequence GTGGCGGGTAACTCCAAGCGCCGGGGTGCGATGCGCAACCCCGGCTCCAAGAAGGGCGCGGTCGTCGGGTCGGGCGGGCAGAAGGCCAAGGGCCTGCGCGGCAAGGGCCCGACGCCGAAGGCCGTCGACCGGCCCAACCACCCGGCGCACAAGCGCGCGAACGCGGCGGCCAAGGCCGAGCAGCAGCGCTCGCAGCGGCGCAAGCAGGCGGAGAACGCGCCGGAGATCGTGGCCGGGCGCAACCCCGTCGTGGAGTGCCTGCGGGCGGAGATCCCGGCGACCGCGCTGTACGTGGCGCTGGGCGTCGAGGCCGACGACCGGGTCACCGAGGCGGTGCAACTGGCGGCGGCGCGCGGCATCTCCGTGCTGGAGGTGCAGCGCGGCGAGCTGGACCGGATCACCGGCGGCGCGATGCACCAGGGCCTGGGCCTCCAGGTGCCGCCGTACGAGTACGCCGAGCCGCGCGACCTGCTCAAGATCGCCACCGAGTCCGGCGTCCCGCCGCTGCTGGTGGCGCTGGACGGCGTGACCGACCCGCGCAACCTCGGTGCCGTGGTGCGGTCGGCGGCGGCGTTCGGGGCGCACGGGGTCGTGCTGCCGCAGCGCCGGTCGGCGGGCGTCACCGCGGTGGCGTGGCGGACCAGCGCGGGCACGGCGGCGCGGATGCCGATCGCGATCGCCACCAACCTGACCCGCCAGCTCAAGGAGTGGGCCGAGGCCGGGCTGATGGTCGTGGGCCTGGACGCGGACGGCACGGTCGACGTCGACGGCCTCGACCTGGCGACCGGCCCGCTGGTCGTCGTGGTGGGCTCCGAGGGCCGCGGCCTGTCCCGCCTGGTGCGCGAGACGTGCGACCAGACCGTCTCCATCCCCATGGCCGCGGGCGTCGAGTCCCTGAACGCCTCGGTCGCCGCCGGCGTCGTGCTGGCCGAAGTGGCCCGCCGCCGCCGCCAGGCCACCCGCGCCTGA